The Planctomycetaceae bacterium DNA segment CCGCCGGTGCCTGATCATCGCCGACGGTTTCTATGAATGGGAAAAGCTGCCCGGCAGGAAGAAGCAGCCCTGGCTGATGCACCTGCCGGACAACGAACCTTTTGCGTTTGCCGGGCTCTGGGAACGATGGTCGCCGAAATCGCCGGACGAAAACGTCGCATCCGAACATCCTGCGGAAGTGACATCCTGCACGATTCTGACGACCGCTGCGAATGATGATCTGCGGTCAATGCATGATCGGATGCCCGTCATACTGCCGTCCGAAACTCATGATGCATGGCTGAGTTCTCATGCTTCCAGGGGTCAGTTGCAGGCGCTGATGCAGCCGCTGGCCGATGGTGTTCTGAGCCGTTACCCCGTGTCATCGCTGGTCAACCGAGTCGCGAACGAATCGCCCGCGTGTGCGGAACCGTGCGATTCACCGGCGGACAGCGATAGCGCCGCGCCGGATCGTCCGCGGCAGAATTCACTGTTCGAATGACAAACATCCGATGTTTCCTCCGCTCGGTCGCCCGGAGCGTGTTTCTGCTTCTGATCGCCGCCAACTGCTGGCTGTGGATGCAGGGAGTTCACGAGTTGGGGCACGTGATCGCCGCAAAATTGTCAGGCGGAAGTGTGTCGAAAGTCGTGTGGTGGCCGACGTCGATCTCGCGAACCGACGTTGATCCGAATCCACACCCGCTGATTGTCTGCTGGAGCGGTCCGTTGTTCGGCAGCCTGCTACCGCTGATTGCGGCCATGTGGCTGGCTGCCGCCGGGCGACGAAGCTCGGCAGCGAAGTTCTTTGCCGGGTTTTGCCTGATTGCCAACGGTGCATACCTTTCCGTGGGCAGTATCGACGGCGTCGGTGATGCCGGAACGCTGCTATCGCTGGGTGCTCCCGTCGCAGTACTTTGGAGCGTCGGCGGAGTCTTTGTCTTCGGCGGACTGCTGATCTGGCATCGGCTCGGCCGCGCGACGGACGTGTTGCGCTGCGCGGTTTCCGTCCGTGAATGCGGTCGGCAGTTGTTGTTGCTGCTGGCCACGATCAGTGTGATGGTGCTGTGCTTCGCGGCGGAATGACAGCCGGTAAAGCGAAGGGCGGGCTGGGTAATCTGCGACGAGTCACACGGACGCCTGGACTTTGCAGCGATTCCGGCGCGTCGAATCAGAATCCACAGAACCAAACTCGCGCCGCTGATTGCTGAACGAAAAACCCGCAGCCGCCTTCAGTTTCTCCGCTCGCATTCTGTTCTGCGTGTAAGCTCGTGACAGTCAACAGATCAACAACGTCTGTTCCGCATGTCTTCCACTGAAACAGAAAGGTCACGCTATGCGGCTAATGG contains these protein-coding regions:
- a CDS encoding SOS response-associated peptidase; its protein translation is MCGRFTLRTPAARLVELFRAADVPTLSPRYNIAPTQLVLCVRSICDDPANREAVLMKWGLIPFWAKDESIGSRMINARSETAAQKPAFRKAFESRRCLIIADGFYEWEKLPGRKKQPWLMHLPDNEPFAFAGLWERWSPKSPDENVASEHPAEVTSCTILTTAANDDLRSMHDRMPVILPSETHDAWLSSHASRGQLQALMQPLADGVLSRYPVSSLVNRVANESPACAEPCDSPADSDSAAPDRPRQNSLFE